aatgatggaaacaacaaaTTTACAGAATTTAAggcaaaacattaataaaattgcattaaaaaataaacatgtaaaaaaactaTACTAACTAAAATCCAACTCAATCAATTATCAATAAAAGGCAGAATAAAAGATTTACATATTTCTTTCAGAGCAGTTTTAAGAAGATACctgaaaatatgaaaagatgAAGTAGTGTCTGAAGATGGATGATATTTTGAAGCTTTCAAGATatagcacaaaaacaaaataagttttAACCCTGGGATCATTTAACACCTTTTGTTCAGTTTGATTTGGTACCATAAATACTAATATGATATGACAAAAGGTTTGAGATATAATTGCGTAAATTACCTGACAAAGCTTCCTGGATTAAACAGCAACATATTTCCAAACGCAGACACTCAGGTCTATTAAGCTGGATATGCCTAAGTAAGAGTGTGTGGCTTCAGTTGTTGGGGTAGAAGGAGACAAGCTTCTGTAAAACTGCAGGAGGAAGGAAGTTCCTACAGGTCAGGAAATGCTTTGTGGTTGCTTGTCTAAAACCACAATACTTTTGTGACTAATCTAAACTTCCCTAAATTCTCCTTTCATGTTCCTCTCCCCTTTGCCTTTCCTTTTCAGGCTAGCtctactgtttattttattatatgttCGAATGTTTAGGCATTTGCATTTCATTATCATCCTCAGCTTCATTCTTTGTTTCCAATCTTCTTTTTTACTGCAGGATTATCGGGAGGATGGCATGGACCTGGGGAGCGATGCATCTAGTCGCTCCAGCTCAGAGTCCAACTCCAACAAGGTTACACCCTGCTCCCCTTCTATTGACCTGGCCAATCTGGAGGACTACAAATCCTCACCCTCCCCAGATTTGGGCACTCTAGACGACTATGAGGAAGATGAGGACTACCAAGAGTACAAGAAGAAGGTGATAGAGGAGTGGGAGAGCGAGTACGGAGAGGACCAAACCTCCCCACGGCCCCCTGGTCAAGAAGATGGCAGAGGGGACGTTGTGAGCAGCAGCGGCCTCGACGACGGCTACAGGAAGGCGGTGAACGCTCGCAGCCTCGCCGATGAATTCCAGGATGTGAAGACCGTCCCGCCCCTGCCGGCCCCTGGGGGACGCACTGCCAGTTCTGTGGCGTCTGTCCCGGATGAACTGAAACAGAATGGGAATCTGATTCTGCCCCGGAGCAACAAGCTTCACTCCCTTAGCCCGGCTGAGGGAGGATCAGAAACTCCTAAACCTATCCACCGCAGCTCCAATCAGGGCAGAGGGAGCCGCAGCAGTGGcaggggtggtggtggtggaggaggaggaggaggagatggtggaggaggagaaagtggAGGGACATGTGGTCTGATGCGGGGGtacagagaggaggaggaaagtGTAGAGGAGGAACCCCTTCCCACAATGGATTGGGCAGCCCTGGAAAGACACCTGGCTGGTCTGCAGTGCAGAGAGCAAGAGAACCAAAACCTGAACCAGAACCACAACATAGGCAAGACCAACTACACCTCGGTGAGTCTGCATCAGTTTACATGTCGTTCTTGCAACTTGCTGTGCTGAGCTTCTCTGCTTATGCATGTTAAAGGTCATATCTCTCATAATACACTCATTGGCAGGTTTAATCCAGCAGTCATCCATGTCAGATGGACCCTGGAAACACAGGGTTAGGTCAGCTGGAGTAAAGAAGAGGGATTAGTAGGCTAATGTAGTGCTAAGCTATGTGACCCATGCATCTATTACCATGATGATCAGGACAGTCTAACACAGCTggaaggaagtggaggcagcaaACATAAAGTGGATAGTTAGTTAATTTCATTCGAAAGAATGCTGATTCAGGAAGCTCTTTGAGTTTTGATCTAAGATCTAAGAAATCTTAGATCAAAGTCCTGAATTTATGGCACCCCGACTCATAATTCTGAATAGTCGATAGCTGTCGAAAGTCTTACACTTGAGTTTGGTTGCTGACCTAATACAATTAATGTGTAACCCAGTTTATAGAGTTGTGTATGCTCTTTGTTGTTGCCATGTGATACTTCCACCAGAAGAGGTCAGTGTTGCATCTACATTGTGGAGCTGCAGGCATGCTAATACATCCCGAGAAGCTCCAGCTGGATATTTATTAACATGGCAGCTCAAATTTTAACTCTACCTCACACCCATAGTTTAACTGTTGGTCTGAGATTTCAAAAGGGTGTAGCTTTAAAATGTgcagagaggagcaggggaACATTGTTCACTTCCGAGGAGGTTTGGAAAACCAACAGTGGGTAAATGTTTGCTTGAAAGAAGCCAGAATGATGTTCTCCCCCACCTTCTCCTCCATTGATATGCGAGCACCAAGACCTTTTCCCCATTGCACACACACAATGGCTGTGACCCGGGCTATTGTggctgtgttgtgtgtgttgttTGTCTGTCCTGGTGTACCAAAGTCCCCCACTCCTCCTCCCTATGTCTCTATGAGGCACGTCAGGAATGCAACAGGACATGTGgggggaagaaagaaaagaagggaGGCAAGGAAAGGGCAGGAATGAGGAGCGGGCATGTTCAGAGCCGTTATGGCTCGTGTGTTTGTGTCAGTGCTCATTACCTGCTGTCCATCTTGAACAAGAAGATCACCCCCTGCTGTGCTTTAGATGGGGGAAGTCTGCCCACTCTCACCCACTCCCCTCCCTTCCTTCAGGCAGTGGGATGTGATAAAACTGACCTCAATGGAAAAAAGCTATACCTTTTGGAAGTCCACGCTTATAAGGGAGAATTGTGAACCATGCAATGGTTAagattgttaaaaaatatataatttaggAAGTATTTCCTTTTGAGATACACCTATCAGGCTTTTCATGTCCAATAACAATCAGGACTTTGCTTTAAGGTCTTACATACTTTAAAGACACattaaagagaaagaaaatgtgctgcagtttttttttatggaggtagtagttttgaataaaaaagaaaatgaaagaattacAAGATTACTCCTAATTGTGCATCAaagcacatgtccttaacctttatctgatttttccTAAATTAGAAAAAGTTTGTTAAATtacatgatgctggttgttttgTTAACTGAGATTTCTATGCCCCAACATGATGATTAAGTTGGCTGTAAATATAAAAGTATGAATCAGGGCAATTTAAGTGCTTTCTTGCATCAATGTTCTTTCTATTTTTCTCTTCCATAATTGCAAAAATCTCCACTGTATTATCATATGTTAAACAGAGATTAATTTAATCACAGTTTGTGATCTGTGAtcctgtttatttaaaataaaagaaatagaactATTGGTGCTTTGTTTTATGTTCTAAACTAGGCCTAGTATTAGAACCACCAGTTTAAAACCCTGATTTAAGAGGTTCCACAgccctttttgatttttttaatgtatatttattttaactgatcaataaatgatgatgatgagttATGACTCAGCATGATGAATTTCATGATGAGttgggtgtttttttgtttgtttgtttgggcACCTTCAAGATAAAGGGCAACATCTAAAGTCCCATTTATGCTCCCTTTATGCACGTAAGTAGGTTGACCAGTGTCTTAAGTTGTCACTAACCGCACGCTTTCAGTTACGTTAGCATGGCTGTTAGGCACTATATCCACTAGACGGCTGTTATAAGTTAGCTTCCATATTTAGACGAAGGTTTCAGCCAACATCAAACCTGGTGACAGCGAAGGAAATCTTGATAATGTGAATTCTCAGAAAGAGAACTGAAAATAGGCACCGCAATAGGTAGAGTTGGTGTGCGCTGCCATTTATTACTACATGGAATGTGGAattttcggccatttttgtcATTGTCGTTGCTGCTATTACACTGATTACTGGTCATATTGTTCCAGTTCCTGTGTTCGGATATGCAACCAAAAGGTCACTGATGACAATATGAATCGGGACTGTAACAAATGGCAGCGAAGGGCGGAACAGAGCGGAGACGGATGCTGTGTAAATGTGGGACGCCGAAGTGAACGCAGAAGACGAACAGAAGGCTCCATCCAGATGCGTCCATGTATTTAACGTTGATAATAAGAAGGCCTTGAATATAAATACCTGCATAAATACTTAGATTTATCAAATATTccgatttttgtttttttgataacGCAAATTTTCCATACTTAATTTAATTCCCCATCTTTTCAAAACCTGGAAAATATAGATCTAGATCTATGATCTGATATCTGGCTGATTGATTGGTGATCTTTAATTCTGACCTTAGCAGAGAGCagacattcagaaaaaaatgaaaaagaccgAACATATAAAATGTTTCCCTTTAGCTCTACATTCATGGTCTTGGGCTTGCTTCCATGGTACTTAGGAGACATATTACATTACAAGTTGAACTGCCCAGTAATTAAACAGCTGAAACTGCAACAGAGAGCTAATGcttagtaaaacaaataaatttttcCAATTTGTGTTTAGTGTTAAGAAGCAGTGATTGTTCTATGACCAGCATGTGGTACAGTGTGCACCCAGTAGTGAATGGCATCATCGTATCATGGAGTttagacgaaaattcagaatgaaagactcaccttcaccgtctccaccttccaatgactcttctgtgcgtctcctggccttccaatcagcatcatgtccgtctgattctccatccaatcaccttccgatgccttgcttttaaaggaccttcagctgtgttcatcctcgcctgtcagctgagctcatccctcctccaccatcttccttcacatctactcctggcttcctcgcccCCTGGccaccaatccaccaccagtgtcagatcagggggaagacatctctaaatctaagccttacaaatgatcaccttagctcatgtcattctcagcattcatgtcttcctaaCAGGGCCGAGCGCTaaataaataaccatgtaatttcacatcattaaaacgtttctaattgccatccctttctttgtgagtcttttcagattgaaatgctTTTACACAACTTTTACTATTTGTCAAAGAAAAAGAGGCCAAactttgaaaaatataaaagaaaacccTTATCAGGTCAACCCTGACAAAGGAGAGTAACTGGttcattttataaaatgtttgcaaagtTAGCTCTGTGTTAGTAACTATTTCCTCTTATACAATATTGTGTCTTTACAGCTGACAATGTCTGGTATGTAAAGAAGACAAATTTGCTTTcaggttattttttatttaaaggaaatttGCAACTTCTGGACCCATTTCAAATAAAGTTGACACAGAAATGGCAGAAGAAAAGACAAACTCCTGATTAGAGTTACTGAAAACAGTCACTATTTCTATCCACGGATCTGACCACTATTTTTGTTTATGACCAAATATAAATTCAAGCTTGTAAGCTTGAATAACTGCATTTAATAGTTCATTATGTTACCAACAATGACAGAAAAGCAGATATtccaaaaatgcattttctggggttttttttgttagcAGTTATGAGGCTGTCCTAAATTTGCTGGACACAACAGGCAGCCTGCGACAAAATGGGGAGCTTGGGCTTTCAAAACAACGttaaatattttagatccaCACATGCTGAGCCAACCAGTGAGACACTGTGTGTTCATGCACAGACGGGTGTGTCTGTCTAAGATGTCGCTGGGGTCCACTGGGATAGGAGCAGTCACACATAAGAAGATCTTATGAAGCATCAGTGcttagttcattattttccataatgtcatgatgaaaatttaacagtcatatattttagattcattgcacactaactgaaatatttcaggtcttttattgtcttaatacggatgattttggcatacagctcatgaaaacccaaaattcctatctcacaaaattagcatatcattaaaagggtctctaaacgagctatgaacctaatcatctgaatcgacgagttaactctaaacacctgcaaaagattcctgaggcctttaaaactcccagagAAGCTGGGCTACctagaagcagcactggactgttgctcagtggtccaaagtacttttttcagatgaaagcaaattctgcatgtcattcagaaatcaaggtgccagagtctggaggaagactggggagaaggaaatgccaaaatgccagaagtccagtgtcaagtacccacagtcagtgatggtctggggtgccgtgtcagctgctggtgttggtccactgtgttttattaagggcagggtcaatgcagctagctatcaggagattttggagcacttcatgcttccatctgctgaaaagctttatggagatgaagatttcatttttcagcatgacctggcacctgctcacagtgccaaaaccactggtaaatggtttactgaccatggtatcactgtgctcaattggcctgccaactctcctgacctgaaccccatagagaatctgtgggatattgtgaagagaacgttgagagactcaagacccaacactctggatgagctaaaggccgctatcgaagcatcctgggcctccataagacctcagcagtgccacaggctgattgcctccatgccacgccgcattgaaacagtcatttctgcaaaaggattcccgaccaagtattgagtgcataactgtacatgattatttgaaggttgacgttttttgtattaaaaacacttttcttttattggtcggatgaaatatgctaattttgtgagataggaattttgggttttcatgagctgtatgccacaatcatccgtattaagacaataaaagacctgaaatatttcagttagtgtgcaatgaatctaaaatatatgaatgttaaattttcatcatgacattatggaaaataatgaactttatcacaatatgctaatattttgagaaggacctgtatgttcattCCAGCTGaatcaatactttgcagaactaCCATTTGCCACAGTTACTATTGCAAGCTTGTCTAGTATATGCCTCTACAAGCTTAGCACATCTAGTGCATAAAATCTCTGCCCACTGTTCTTTACAAAATACCTaaagcttagtcagattggatggagatcaTCTGTGAACACAaatttcaagttttgccacaaaTTTGCAAGTTTGGTTTACATCTAGCCTTTAACTGAGCCATTCTAACTCATGAACaggctttgatccaaaccactctactgtagctctgactgtatgtttagtgttggAAAGTGAGCCTTCATTccattctcaagtcttttgtagccttggactgccctgtatttagctgtattcatcttcccatcaaccctgaccagccccatccctgctgaagaaaagcctccccacagcacaatgctgccaccaccatgtttcaccatgaaaATGGTGTATTAGGGGGGGTTTGTAGTGttggttttcctccacacagagCTTTGAATGGTGGCCAAAAAAtcaacttttgttttcttctgacctccttccacatgtttgctgtatcacctacatggcttgtggctaACTCTAAAAAAGACCTAACAGTAAGCAACAATGGCTTTGTTCAGATCCCTGTCCCCAAGTTATGGATCTCtatagctcctccagagttaccatgggtcacTTGGCTACTTCTCTATCTTTTGCTCTTATTGGTCAGTCAATTTGGTCGAACAGCTATGCCTTAGGTTTACAATTGATGGATTgctctgtgatttttttttttttaacctgggAGAATGTTTTGGACCTAACCCTTTTTTAATCCTTCATAGTAGCAACAGgggttttattttctcattaaaaagttaattatgAAAGACTTAAGTTATCCTGCATTTTGTTTGAATCCCCATTCAGTTCTGTATGACTGAAGCAGGTGTGTTTAGTCAGGGTGTGTTTCCCTAGGTACTGTACAGTCAGTACATGCAGTTAGTGCGTGTAGAGGCACGGTGACCCGCTCTTAACCAGTTTCTAATGAGCTATGGAGACACATGGACAGAGAGTTCCACAGGGACTTAAAGTACACCCAGGTTAGGATAACCTCTCCCCTTTCAATTAGACCTTCGCTAATGAATagcaaataataatatttttcttcCTGTTCAGCCTTCaggtaaagaaaagaaaactgacaGAGACAGTCTGCTTGTTCAGTATGGGTGTCAATTCTCAGAAATgtgtttattatatattttctaaGCGATATATTGCAGAGGCATCAAAACCTATGCCTACAGGCTGCATCAGAGTTCACACACGCAGACATACACATGCGGTTTGAAAAAAACACCCCTTGGGCAGACTGTGGTTGTAAAGAtagtgtctctgctgagaccTGTAGCACTAAATCTGCTCAAAATGTGAAGAGAAGAAAACCTCTGTCACTCAGACACTTGTTTACTGAACATGCTGGAACATTTACACCTCATGCCACATGGAGCTCTGAGAAAAATGTGTAGCTTGATACAGACTGAAAACCCATTATTCAGTGATATACATCAGAGGTTTGATTAAACCAATTTCACCATTATTCCAGGGTTCCTAGACACACATAATTTTGTACCTTGGATCCCAGGTCTGAATTCCTTCTGCTGCCCAACACCAACaaaaaagtttcatttaaatgttGGATTGGATGCTTCTTAAATAGTTACATGAACACAATATAATTTATAACAATAACTAGCACCACCTATTTGAATTAAATGGACTTGAAACTATTTTAATTGTCTCTTTATACCCTTCAAAGTGCTGCATACCATTCTGGATGGATActtttcaataaattgtttctatgttttcaagtaattcctttatttttcatattcaaCTGTAAAGGgtgcaggaaaataaaaagttttaccAGGTCTTTGAAAATAATTAAGTTTGACGTCATTTTTTTATCTAATGCTTGTGTTAgaaatttaattcaaaactCACACAGATTTAATGAAAAACATCTTTGTCAGGCTGCATTACAAGCAGTAAATgattcttattttatttgagGTTCACCCAAAGAGATTTTTTCCAAACTAGTGTTGACGCAATAAGAACTGCCAAAAGCTAGCGTTAATTATACAGAAGGATGTCGCGATCAGCATGCCAGTCTTATTCTTCATCATAGTTAATCAAACAGTGCCATTTCTATAATTGACAACTCAACAGCTTGAGGTTTCAGACACTGCAGTCTCAGGTTTTCTTGCCAATAACTGATATTTTTTCCAACCGCAGTTTCAGCTGGACAGCCAAAAGCccctttcacaaaacactttAGAGGGGGATTAAGAGTGGAGTAAGAAGTTCAGATATTTGCTCTGCCAACAACAGGCTATATTATTCTACTCCAGTAGAGGGTTAACTAGATTAGGAAACCTagaataaagatataaaaacgcTCCATCTAAAATGCACGTAGCTTCATCCTTTGTTTCTAAAGCTATGTATCAAATCATACAGCTATATTCTTCAATAAACCCATGTAAACCTTTGTTTTCCTTGAACGTCATAATAGGGTTAGGGGTTGTTTAGTGTCAGCCTCACCCACAGCAAGCAGGTCACATGACAAAGACAGATGGGAAGAAActgcagccaatacagtctcTTTTTTCACTGTAAAAATGTGTGTAAAGTGACATAGATTATTTAGAAATCAGATCTGTGAGATCACCAAAATAACATGCATGTCCCAAAATAGACTTTTTTAAGCATCGGgtacaaaaacatgcaaaacaggAGCTTGAGGAGTATGGCTAACAAAATCACAGACGACAAAAGGAATCAATTGCTGAGTTTCGCCAGGCATTTAAAAATGCCTTGGTCAGCGGGTCAATCCTATATTTGGTCTCAGATTAACATCCATACTAATAAAACATGCTTCTTGTAGGAGTATAGACTGCTAAGTtatctgataaaaaaaacatttgcagtgCATATTTTCCCATTTTCAGCTCTCACTTGAAGGAAAACCGAACTATGTAAAAGCAAAGTGTTTAGGATTACTAAATAAACCATAAAATAAGAGAGAGCCTATCTAAACTGTAGAAGTGTGCAGTGCTATGCCACAGAAAAGCACTCAGGGGCTTtggaaaataaaagcagaaaagctCTTTATGGGCATGTTCAGCTGCTGAACTGTATCGGCAAGCCTCCACTAGCAACGTAACTACTGCTTTCACCCAGGACTTACTGTAGACTGTGCCACGTAAGGAAAAAATACCGCAGTTGGAGACAGAAAAAATTGCAGGGTTGAAAGCCTTGAATACATGTTGTAGGGATATGAATAGGTCCAAGCAGAATGAAGGGGTCATGAAAGAGTTGGACTGTGGGAGCagggaagtttaaagcagctGTATTAAAGGAGTGAGATGGGATCAGAGCAGTTGTAATGGTCTGTCAGTACAGAGTAATAAACAGTTTAGATGTACACAGCGGATGCTTGAGAGGGTGGAGCTTCAGCCAGGTGCGGCGAGCTCCTTCTGAGGCTTTTCTGTCTAATTCAGACCCATCtccccctgtgtgtgtgtgtgtgtgtgtgtgtgtgtgtgtgtgtgtgtgtgtgtgtgtgtgtgtgtgtgtgtgtgtgacaccAGCTGAAACACGCCCGACTCACTGCACGCCAGAGCTTAAACACATACAAACTCTGCAGCAGACTTAGCTCCTGTGTCTCCTGTTGCTTCAAACACACAAGCTCACTCTCAGCTCTCCACATCAGATGAAAGGATATATTTCTTCTGAGGTATCCTGACTCCCTGCCAGTTTTAGCACaacttatttatttgttttctatttttttttcttctgtggaATATTTTTTATCTCAGTTTAACCTTGGATTCCTCACAGCAAATTGGGCATTTAACTCAGGTAAAGACCCAGCTTCTTTACTAGAACAAAGATGTCAGAGAGTAAATGTTCAGGCAGAGTTAGGCAAGTCTTTTGGCAAAAAGCTTTATATTTAGTTATAGCTCAGGGCACTACATTCTTCTGCTGTGACATGTGTCTCGAGCTTGTATGTAATTGGAATCATACAATAGTTTTACTTAGAGAGGAACAAGGTTAAGCCAGCTGTACTTATGAATGTCAGTCTTGTTGTTTCACTTCACAGCTATTTTGAATATTCGCGTACCTTAAGGGGTGATAAATTTGTGTGCTGCACTAAGCTGAGCTCAAAGAGGTATCCACAAGGAAGACAGGCTGATTAAAAGCTGTACTTTTTTTccagataaaaatacaaatttgaacatataaaagaataaattatcAAAGAGACGACTGGAACCAAAAAGCTGATCGTACAGGTTGGCTTTTTTGTGGAAGAATAATATAAACAGCAGAAGTAAAGCATTACAACATGCTACCTTAAATGGATAAATCTTAACCGCCAATCAAGCAATCTTTGTTTTGCCCCTGTTGACCCAACATACCCAGTAACTCGAATGTGCCAAAGGATTTTCTTAGATCATTAACACATTAGCTGTTGCAGAGTATGTGTTAGTCAGAGGACGTTTCCAATGTCACACTACCTGTAGATGTACACATCCTACTAACAGCATTAACAATGTGACTTACAATTGCACTGAGGTAATGTTAACACATTTTGATTACTGAAGTTATCAGAAAGCAGTGTCTGTCAAGGTCTTTTTAAATTAGCTTATGAGTTGTGGATTTGATTGAGAACTGTGAAACCTTTTTCTGTTACATCATATTCCAACCTTAATggattttttgcattttttcttttttagtatAAATTgcataatattttttaataaaatggtaAATAGTAGATCGACAGAACTTATATATTGCTTTTCCAATCATAGCAACCACTCAAAGTACTTTAAactagagccacatttacccaATCGCATTGACAAACGTGCACACATTCGTACACTGATACAAAGATTGGTTGGCAACAAACTTCATTGGATAAgcttaaaaagtaaataatatgACTTCCCTTAAAAGGGACATATTATGCTTtcaaatccttccttttcacacttaaatcattcagttgtggtctatataaagtggaactccAATGCATtagtctgaactccttgttattgtagctccacagacCCCTCTTGTAACCCTGTTCTGacgtgcgtctgagagcaactggttttggtgccgtctctttaaatgctactgaggcgCTTCACACCCTAATCCCCAACAGGTCAAAGAGAGCTTCACTTTGACCTGTTCAGTTAACGACGccgaaacaagacaaaaatggcaaaaataatgCTACTCCTACCAAAACAATGaccaggatgtcatatcaatacacaataaaatcatgtctaaaataaagtttgttgtcattttagcgatatttgcagcttaccgctttgctgtgtccgttgttttcatagacagaaggaactgaccccttaatcagatgaagtcctaCAGCAACACCTTCTTGATAttggtggaggttgctgaagaacttGACCATGAAGTGGGGGAATAGGAATTTCCCCAGTGACGTGGGTAGattttcatgaaaaatgtaatttaaccaggcactttgaagaggttctgatgctggtgaTAGTGTAATGAACTGTGTGaattaatacacccaacaatgGAACATATCCTCTTTCAGcataggcatacttgagcttggactacaaaatacCATTGAGAAAGAAATATAGCGGATACTCGAAATTGATGAGCCGAAGGttcatgaccttatttagctgttccgcagcaGAAACTGTGATGTAGCAGTTGAAAAAACATAATAGAGgatggagaaaactgaacggacagaaaaaatgacacaaacagaatataaagataccAATGCAGCACTTGgaaagactaaattaaacttttctgtaCAGAcaccaagtacacaacaaaatgtatttaagggctaaaaaagtggattttgctatgatatgtcccctttaatgtTACATAGGCCACAGAAAAAACTTTTGTGGTTAGAAATCCCAGCTAATTtacacctttttaaaaatgtattcacattATAGCCAAAAAagttctatgtattttattgggattttatgtggtagagcTATACAAAGTAGCAAATAATTATGAATGGAAGAAGAATTATACATGGCTCTTAACATGtgtttcaaagaaaaacaaggtaGACCAAGGAACAAGGGAGACAGGTCAGTGATAAACTTCTAGTGAAGTTCAAACCAAGGTTAGTttaagaagagcattaatcagagaagcagaggCCTATGGTAATGGAAAAGCTGCAGGTGGAAGAATCTAATGAAAGAACAACTAATAGCCATGCACTCCACAAGTGAtgcacagtcagtcagtcattttctaccgcttttccaaagtgggtcgcggggaagctggtgcatatctccagcagtctatgggcgagaggtgtggtacaccctggacaggtcgccagtccatcacagggcaacaaacCATGTACACCCTCTTTCACACCTAAGgccaatgtagagagaccatttgacctaacagtaatgtttttggacagtgggaggaagccggagtaccctgagagaacctacgcatgcactgggagaacatgcaaactccatgcagccAGGAGTCGAATGcgggactttcttgctgcaaggcaacagtgcttccAACTGTGTCACCGTGCAGCCCGGGATGCACAATATATCTTAAAAGTAATGACATCTCATTATCACTGTGCGCAATATTAATAT
This genomic window from Girardinichthys multiradiatus isolate DD_20200921_A chromosome 18, DD_fGirMul_XY1, whole genome shotgun sequence contains:
- the schip1 gene encoding schwannomin-interacting protein 1 isoform X3; this encodes MMTDYREDGMDLGSDASSRSSSESNSNKVTPCSPSIDLANLEDYKSSPSPDLGTLDDYEEDEDYQEYKKKVIEEWESEYGEDQTSPRPPGQEDGRGDVVSSSGLDDGYRKAVNARSLADEFQDVKTVPPLPAPGGRTASSVASVPDELKQNGNLILPRSNKLHSLSPAEGGSETPKPIHRSSNQGRGSRSSGRGGGGGGGGGGDGGGGESGGTCGLMRGYREEEESVEEEPLPTMDWAALERHLAGLQCREQENQNLNQNHNIGKTNYTSAQKNERESIRQKLALGSFFDDGPGIYTSCSKSGKPSLSSRLQSGMNLQICFVNDSGSDKDSDADDSKTETSLDTPLSPMSKQSSSYSDRDTTEDDSESLEDMDFLSRQKKLQAEAKLALAMAKPMAKMQVEVEKQNRKKSPVADLLPHMPHISECLMKRSLKPTDLRDMTLGQLQVIVNDLHSQIESLNEELVQLLLIRDELHMEQDAMLVDIEDLTRHAESQQKHLAERTLSK
- the schip1 gene encoding schwannomin-interacting protein 1 isoform X2, which codes for MSASDYREDGMDLGSDASSRSSSESNSNKVTPCSPSIDLANLEDYKSSPSPDLGTLDDYEEDEDYQEYKKKVIEEWESEYGEDQTSPRPPGQEDGRGDVVSSSGLDDGYRKAVNARSLADEFQDVKTVPPLPAPGGRTASSVASVPDELKQNGNLILPRSNKLHSLSPAEGGSETPKPIHRSSNQGRGSRSSGRGGGGGGGGGGDGGGGESGGTCGLMRGYREEEESVEEEPLPTMDWAALERHLAGLQCREQENQNLNQNHNIGKTNYTSAQKNERESIRQKLALGSFFDDGPGIYTSCSKSGKPSLSSRLQSGMNLQICFVNDSGSDKDSDADDSKTETSLDTPLSPMSKQSSSYSDRDTTEDDSESLEDMDFLSRQKKLQAEAKLALAMAKPMAKMQVEVEKQNRKKSPVADLLPHMPHISECLMKRSLKPTDLRDMTLGQLQVIVNDLHSQIESLNEELVQLLLIRDELHMEQDAMLVDIEDLTRHAESQQKHLAERTLSK